Proteins from one Escherichia coli genomic window:
- the yphA gene encoding DoxX family protein, translating into MNTLRYFDFGAARPVLLLIARIAVVLIFIIFGFPKMMGFDGTVQYMASLGAPMPMLAAIIAVVMEVPAAILIVLGFFTRPLAVLFIFYTLGTAVIGHHYWDMTGDAVGPNMINFWKNVSIAGAFLLLAITGPGAISLDRR; encoded by the coding sequence ATGAACACACTACGTTATTTTGATTTTGGTGCTGCCCGCCCCGTTTTGTTATTAATTGCCCGTATCGCCGTGGTCTTAATTTTCATTATTTTTGGTTTTCCCAAAATGATGGGCTTTGACGGTACGGTCCAATATATGGCCTCGCTGGGTGCGCCAATGCCGATGCTGGCAGCGATTATTGCGGTAGTTATGGAAGTGCCCGCCGCGATTTTAATCGTGCTTGGCTTTTTCACCCGTCCGCTGGCGGTGCTGTTTATTTTCTACACGCTGGGTACGGCGGTGATTGGTCACCATTACTGGGATATGACCGGCGATGCGGTTGGGCCAAATATGATTAATTTCTGGAAGAATGTCAGTATCGCTGGCGCATTCCTGCTGTTGGCAATTACCGGGCCGGGGGCAATTTCTCTCGATCGGCGTTAG
- the hcaB gene encoding 3-phenylpropionate-dihydrodiol/cinnamic acid-dihydrodiol dehydrogenase — translation MSDLHNESIFITGGGSGLGLALVERFIEEGAQVATLELSAAKVASLRQRFGEHILAVEGNVTCYADYQRAVDQILTRSGKLDCFIGNAGIWDHNASLVNTPAETLETGFHELFNVNVLGYLLGAKACAPALIASEGSMIFTLSNAAWYPGGGGPLYTASKHAATGLIRQLAYELAPKVRVNGVGPCGMASDLRGPQALGQSETSIMQSLTPEKIAAILPLQFFPQPADFTGPYVMLASRRNNRALSGVMINADAGLAIRGIRHVAAGLDL, via the coding sequence ATGAGCGATCTGCATAACGAGTCCATCTTTATTACAGGTGGCGGATCGGGATTAGGACTGGCACTGGTCGAGCGATTTATCGAAGAAGGTGCGCAGGTTGCCACGCTGGAACTGTCGGCGGCAAAAGTCGCCAGTCTGCGTCAGCGATTTGGCGAACATATTCTGGCGGTGGAAGGTAACGTGACCTGCTATGCCGATTATCAACGCGCGGTCGATCAGATCCTGACTCGTTCTGGCAAGCTGGATTGTTTTATCGGCAATGCGGGCATCTGGGATCACAATGCCTCACTGGTTAATACTCCCGCAGAGACGCTCGAAACCGGCTTCCACGAGCTGTTTAACGTCAACGTACTCGGTTACCTGCTGGGCGCAAAAGCCTGCGCTCCGGCGTTAATCGCCAGTGAAGGCAGCATGATTTTCACACTGTCAAATGCCGCCTGGTATCCCGGCGGCGGTGGCCCGCTGTACACCGCCAGTAAACATGCCGCAACCGGACTTATTCGCCAACTGGCTTATGAACTGGCACCGAAAGTGCGGGTGAATGGCGTCGGCCCGTGTGGTATGGCCAGCGACCTGCGCGGCCCACAGGCGCTCGGGCAAAGTGAAACCTCGATAATGCAGTCTCTGACGCCGGAGAAAATTGCCGCCATATTACCGCTGCAATTTTTCCCGCAACCGGCGGATTTTACGGGTCCGTATGTGATGTTGGCATCGCGGCGCAATAATCGCGCATTAAGCGGTGTGATGATCAACGCTGATGCGGGTTTAGCGATTCGCGGCATTCGCCACGTAGCGGCTGGGCTGGATCTTTAA
- the hcaD gene encoding phenylpropionate dioxygenase ferredoxin reductase subunit, whose product MKEKTIIIVGGGQAAAMAAASLRQQGFTGELHLFSDEQHLPYERPPLSKSMLLEDSPQLQQVLPAHWWQENNVHLHSGVTIKSLGRDTRELVLTNGESWHWDQLFMATGAAARPLPLLDALGERCFTLRHAGDAARLREVLQPERSVVIVGAGTIGLELAASATQRGCKVTVIELAATVMGRNAPPPVQHYLLQRHQQAGVRILLNNAIEHVVDGEKVELTLQSGETLQADVVIYGIGISANDQLAREANLDTANGIVIDEACRTCDPAIFAGGDVAITRLDNGALHRCESWENANNQAQIAAAAMLGLPLPRLPPPWFWSDQYSDNLQFIGDMRGDDWICRGNPETQKAIWFNLQNGVLIGAVTLNQGREIRPIRKWIQSGKTFDAKLLIDEDIALKSL is encoded by the coding sequence ATGAAAGAAAAAACGATCATTATTGTCGGTGGCGGGCAAGCGGCGGCAATGGCTGCGGCCTCGCTACGCCAGCAAGGGTTCACCGGTGAGCTGCATCTGTTTTCCGATGAGCAACATCTTCCTTATGAACGCCCCCCGCTCTCGAAATCCATGTTGCTGGAAGATTCCCCGCAGTTACAGCAGGTGTTACCTGCTCACTGGTGGCAGGAAAACAATGTTCATCTGCATTCCGGTGTAACCATCAAATCGCTGGGCCGCGACACAAGAGAGTTAGTGTTAACCAACGGCGAAAGTTGGCACTGGGATCAGCTGTTTATGGCAACCGGCGCGGCAGCCCGACCGCTGCCGTTGCTTGATGCACTGGGAGAACGCTGCTTTACCCTGCGCCATGCCGGCGATGCCGCCAGACTGCGAGAAGTTCTGCAGCCCGAACGGTCAGTCGTGATTGTCGGTGCCGGAACTATTGGTCTGGAACTGGCTGCCAGCGCCACGCAGCGTGGATGTAAGGTGACAGTGATTGAACTGGCGGCAACCGTCATGGGCCGTAATGCACCACCGCCCGTGCAACACTATCTTTTACAGCGCCATCAGCAGGCTGGTGTGCGCATTCTGCTCAATAATGCCATTGAACATGTGGTCGATGGTGAAAAAGTAGAACTGACGCTGCAAAGTGGCGAAACGCTTCAGGCCGATGTGGTGATTTACGGTATTGGTATCAGCGCCAACGACCAACTGGCTCGCGAGGCCAACCTTGATACTGCCAATGGTATTGTCATTGATGAAGCTTGCCGCACCTGCGATCCCGCGATCTTTGCCGGTGGCGATGTGGCAATCACCCGTCTTGATAATGGTGCACTACACCGCTGCGAAAGCTGGGAAAACGCCAATAACCAGGCGCAAATTGCCGCTGCCGCAATGTTGGGGCTACCGCTTCCGCGACTGCCGCCGCCGTGGTTCTGGAGCGATCAGTACAGTGATAACTTACAGTTTATTGGCGATATGCGTGGCGATGACTGGATTTGTCGTGGCAACCCGGAAACTCAGAAGGCGATTTGGTTTAATCTGCAAAACGGCGTGCTTATCGGTGCAGTCACGCTGAATCAGGGCCGTGAGATTCGCCCAATCCGCAAATGGATCCAGAGCGGCAAAACGTTTGATGCGAAACTGCTGATAGATGAGGACATCGCGCTTAAATCACTGTAA